TCTATGATAAGCTGCAGACTTTGAAAGACCGTGAACTGGATCGAGGTGATGCCTTAGCAGCAAGCGAGCATGACCAATCATGGAAAGAATGGATTGCTGTGCTCGATCAGTTTGTGTATATGTTTGGGGAACAACAGATGACTGTCGAGGAAGCAGCAAAAATTCTAGATGAGGGCTTTGATACATTAGAATTTTCCCGTATTCCACCTACCTTAGATGAAGTGATGGTAGCGACGGTTGATTTAGCTCGTTTATCGAATATCAAAGTCGCTTTCGTTTTAGGCATCAATGATGGCATCTACCCAACACGTATGGAGTATGAGGGGTTATTATCAGATGTTGAACGTGAATGGTTTAACCAAATTGGGTATGAGCTTGCACCGACATCTAAAAATCGTTTACTCCAAGAAAATTTCTTAGTATATCGAGCATTAACGACGCCTTCTGATAAATTGTTCTTGTCCTATCCTACAGCGGATGAAGAAGGGAAGGCGTTATTATCTTCACTTTATATAAAAAAAATAATCGGCAATGGAAATACACCAGGTCTTTTAAGTGGGGTAGCTGTTGAGCGGGTTGTTATGGATCCAATTGAATTACTAGAAGATAATCCACTACCATATTTACGTCATCCACGCACAGCTTTAGCCCATCTTATGATGCAACTACGACAAGCTGAGCATAGCCATGAGCTTGCGCCAGAATGGCTGGCATTACAAAAATTTTATGAGCAGGATCCATATTGGGCACTGATTTTTGAACGGGTTCTCCAACCTATTACGCATAAAAATGAAGCACAACCACTTGAAACATATATTACACAGGAGTTATACGGTCAAAAACTAACATCCAGTGTTTCTCGAATTGAAAAATATTTCAGATGTCCATTTTCGCATTTTACAACCTATGGGCTTCGGTTAGAGGAACGTGCAGAATATAGATTAGAAACCTTTGCAATGGGTGATTTATTCCATGAAGCACTGAAATGGATTACAGAGGAGACACATCGACAACAGCTGTCGTGGGTACGTTTAACGAAACAGCAAATTAAACAATTGGCACGCCAAGCAGTGGAGCAAATTGTGCCAGTCTTTTCTCATCAAATCCTATTATCCAGTGCGCGTTATCGTTATATTCAACGTAAGCTTATCCGTATTGTTGAACGAACAATGACGGCATTGACACAGCATGCAAATGTTTCCCACTTTAAGCCAATTGCTATTGAGACATCATTTGGACCAGGTCAACATGAACAGCTTCCTCCTCTTGAAATCGATTTAGCTGGTGGGAAGAAAATGTTTATGCGTGGCCGTATTGATCGAGTGGATAGCGCGTCTATCGATGATCGCTCATATTTACGCATCGTCGATTATAAATCTTCAGCTCGTGATTTAGATTTAAATGAAGTTTACTATGGACTATCTTTACAGGTCCTTACTTATTTAGATGTAGCGATGGAAAACAGCTCTTATTGGCTACCAGGCGAAACAGAGCCAGCAGGAGTACTGTATGTACATGTTCATAACCCAATGTTAAAGCTTGACAAGGATTTAAGTGATAGTGAAATAGAAGAGGATCGTTTAAAGCAATATAAAATGAAGGGATTGCTATCAGAGAATGCAGAGGCCATTTTATCAATGGACGAGCAGTTGGAAGAATCAAGTGGGCATTCGAAAATTATTCCTGTATATATGAAAAAAGATGGAACACCATCCGAATCTCAGTCACGGATAGTTCCTGTTAACGATATGAAAAATTTGCAACATTTTGTGCGTCGAAAGCATCAAGAGGCTGGCAATGGTATTCTATCTGGAGATACTTCTATCAGTCCGTATAAATTAAAATCAAAAACAGCCTGTGATTATTGTCAGTTTTCTGCTGTTTGTCAATTTGATCCCTCTGATGGCAAGCAAAGCTATCGACAATTAATGCAAGCGAAGCCGAATGAAATTGTTGAAAAAATACGAAAGGAGATGAAGTAACTTGGTACAAGCAATACCTGAAAAACCAATGAATGTTACATGGACTGATGATCAATGGAAGGCTATCTATGCAAGTGGACAGGATACACTTGTGTCTGCAGCAGCAGGTTCTGGGAAAACAGCCGTACTGATTAATCGTATGATTGAAAAGGTCATTGCAATAGAGAATCCGATTAACGTAGATGAGCTGTTAGTTGTGACCTTTACCAATGCCTCTGCAGCAGAGATGCGTCATCGAATGGCTGAGGCGCTTGAAAAGGCAATTGCAGAAAACCCTACTTCCAATCATTTAAGACGCCAGCTTAGTCTAGTTAATAAAGCACAAATTTCAACATTACATTCGTTCTGCCTAGCCATTGTAAAACAGTATGCCTATCTATTAGACATTGATCCAGGCTTTCGTATTGCAAATGAGGCAGAGGTTGCCTTGTTGAGAGATGATATTTTAGCAGAAGTACTTGAAGCTGCATATGATTCTGAGGATGAGGAGCAAGTTCAAGCAATCTTTCGTTTAGTCGATAGTTTTACATCGGATCGTGATGATCAAGCTATTGAAACGTTAATTAGCAAGCTCTATGATACATCTCGCGTTCATGCAGTACCGAAAAAATGGCTGAACAGTCTTCCTAAAACATATGAGTTAGCGGAGGATGTGACCATTGATGATGTAGAGTTGTCGAACTATGTGAAATTAACCGTAAAGCATAGTCTTGAAGAAGCATTTGTATTAATTTCTGAAATGCGAGCAATAACGTTACAGCCAACAGGACCAGCACCCTATGCTGAAACGGCAGAAATTGATTTTGCGATGATTCAGGAAGGCATTCGTATTAGTCATAAGGGAACATGGCAGGAGCTCTTTGATTACTTTGCCACTGTCAAATGGTCAACGTTAAAGCGAGTGTCCAAGGACGCTTTAGTGGATGTGGAATTACAGGAGCTTGCAAAGAAAAAGCGAGAGGCTGCTAAAAAAATTGTTAACAAAATAAAAGAAACCTATTTTGTTAGAACGCCTGCTCGCCTGCTAGAGGAAATTCGTTTAATGGCCCCAACGATTGGCACATTAGTGGGACTGACAAATGTGTTTAGTGAACAGTTTCGTCTAGCAAAATTAGAACGGGGAATTATTGATTTCTCAGATTTAGAGCATTTTGCCCTCCAAATTTTATCAGAGGAAGTAAATGGAGATTTACAGCCATCACCTGTTGCTATGGATTTAAAAAAGCGCTTTAAAGAAGTACTTGTGGATGAGTATCAAGATAGTGCGACACGTTGCTAATTGAAAAGATTAGCCACTAGCATCATTTCGCTAGGAGAACTAAGAAATCAGATGAGTCGAATGATGAGGTAACGCTCTGAAAGGCTCGACCTAATCCTCCGAATAGCATTGTCGCGTGCAATCGTGATGATGTTATAAGCTCGGTGAAGTCAGTTGAACATCCTCCTAATCGAAAGAAGGAAAGCGGGATAGAGGTATTCTGTGGGATGGATAGACTGGGGTTCTATAAAAATACTCATGGTTAGAATGTAGGGAACAAAACTTCCTACTGACGAAATTCCGAATGTACGGCTCTAGAGGTATAGGTATTCGAAAGGGTACACCAACTTATTGTTGGGTTAGTGAGGTGGAGTAAAATTTGTCTTTATGAAACACCTTATAGTGTTACAGGCACTATCCAGCTAACAGGGTTAGAGGAATGACCTAAAAGTATTATATGTACAGATATGATTTCTTGGAACGTGGTAAGCTGGCTACGTGGAGAGATTGTACTCGTTGAAGCGGTATGAGGGAAAGCGTCTATAGTATAACCTCATTTTAAGCACAGTGAAAGTGATGGCACAGTACCAGTGAAGCCGTGATAATAAGCGGTGGAGGGATAGCCATTAGTCAATTTATGAATAACTAAAACATTACTTTATACTATCAGGTTCTCGTATGACTAAAAGAAATGCAATCGCCAAAAGAAGTAATAAAGTGGTGAGAGTATTGACTGAAACAGCAAACAAGAAAGTTTTAAAACGACAGTCCTTACGAAACAATGAATATTACGACATGCAACAAACCTTAGATGACCTTTACAAAGCAAGTCAAATGAACAAACGCTTTAAAAATCTGTATGAATTGATTATTAATAGAGAAAATATTTTACTGGCATATCGAAACATCAAGAAAAACAAGGGTTCTTTCACCAAAGGTATTAATGAATCTACAATCGTTACTATCGGAGAAAAAGACCCGAACGCATTAATTGATTATATCAGAAAAAGACTTGAAAACTTCATACCACACAAAATAAGAAGAAAAGAAATACCAAAAGCTAATGGAGGGATTCGACCACTCGGCATTCCGACAATCGAAGACCGAATCATTCAACAATGTATTAAACAAATTCTAGAGCCAATATGCGAAGCGAAATTCCATAATCACAGTTACGGTTTTCGACCGAACAGAGGAACTTTACATGCATATTCTAGAGCAGTAACATTAGCAAACATCAACAAACTGCACTATGTGGTTGATATTGACATCAAAGGTTTCTTCGATAACGTCAATCATGGCAAACTTCTTAAACAAATGTGGTCAATGGGTATCCAGGATAAAAAGGTTCTCTCAATCATAAGTAAACTACTGAAAGCAGAAATTGCAGGAGTAGGAACACCTAATAAAGGGACTCCTCAAGGTGGTATTTTATCACCCCTATTATCTAATATTGTGCTAAACGAATTAGATTGGTGGATAAGCAATCAGTGGGAAACGTTTGAAACACAGAAAAACTATGAGCGTAAAAGAATTATTGGTGGCAAGGTTAGACTTGATAGGTCAGTGAAATATAGTACCTTAAAAAGAGCCACAAGCTTGAAAGAAATGTTCATTGTGCGATATGCAGATGATTTTAAAATCTTTTGTAGAGACCATAAAAGTGCCTTCAAGATTTTCGAAGGTGTGAAAAAATGGTTAAAAGAAAGATTACATCTCGACATTAGTAAAGAAAAATCAAAGGTCATTAATTTAAGGAAAAACTTCTCGGAATTTCTAGGCTTTAAAATGAAAGTGGCTAGAAATAAAAAGAAGCATACCGTAAAATCATTCATGACAAATAAGGCGAAGAAAAACGCAATTAGCAAAATCAAAGAAAACATCAAACGAATTAAAAAGAAATCTAATGCTTCAGAAGTGTCCAAGCTCAATGCAACAATTCTAGGACTTCATAACTTCTATCAGCAAGCAACGATGGTAACGAAAGATTTTAGTGAAATTGCATTTTCAGTCAAACGAACCTTATATAACAGCTTGAAGAAAGTTTCATCGGATAAAGGTGAGCCAAGTACGTACTACAAGAAACATTTCAAAGATTATCTTGGCAAGAAAAAGATATTCGTTGCGAAAGTAGCGATATTCCCTATTGATGGAATCAAACACAAAAGTCCAACAAACTTTACGCAAGAAATCAATAATTATACAGTTGAAGGTAGAAGTCTGATTCATAAAAAGCAAAAATCAGTATCAGAAGAAGTTGTGAAGTATCTCATGAAAAATCCTGTAATCAATCGTAGTATTGAATACAACGACAATCGTATTTCTAAATACATTGCTCAAAAAGGGGTTTGCTTTATCACAGGAGAAGCACTCATTCTGAAAAATATGGAATTACATCACATCGTTCCAAAGGCAAAAGGTGGTAACGATAAGTATGACAACTTAGTTTTTATAACGAAAGAAGCCCATAAACTGATTCATGCCACAACAGAAGACATCATTAATAAATACCTTCAAATGTTAGAGTTAACAAAACCAAGTTTGGACAAAGTAAATAAACTTCGTGTGAAAGCTGGAAATAAAGTATTAGTATAAAGATTCATAATTGATGGAACGCCGTATGAGGGGAAACCCTCACGTACGGTGTGAATGGGGGGAAAAGCAGGAGATTACTTCAAATGCTTACCTATCCATATCAAATATGCTGCAGGAAACAATTTTACAGCTTGTAAAAACAGGTGAAGAACTAGATGGAAATCTTTTTATGGTGGGAGACGTCAAGCAAAGTATATATCGCTTCCGTTTAGCAGAGCCAAAGCTCTTTATGCGTAAATATGGGGAGTTTTTGGAGACTCCTGATACGACTGGTATGCGCATTGATTTAAATGCAAACTTCAGAAGTCGGAAAGAGGTATTAAACGCTACAAACTATATTTTTGCACAGATTATGGGTGAGCGTGTTGGAGAAATTTTATATGATGAAAAGGCCTCATTAAAACCAGCGGCACCTTATGATGATCGGGAGATGCCGGTAGAGCTTGTTATAATGCATCCCCCTCTGGAGGAGGAGCTGGATGAAAAGTCAGAGGATACTACAACAGAAGAAGCCACAGAGCTTGAGGAATTAAAAAATTCACAGTATGAGGCTCGATTTATTATTGATCGAATTCGGCAGATGATGGAGGATGGAACGACTGTTTACGATACCAAAACTAAGACTGAGCGTCCATTAAAATATAGTGATATTGTGATTTTAATGCGTTCCATGACTTGGTCAACCGACTTGGTGGAGGAATTTAAGCTTGCTGGAATTCCGCTGTATGCAGAGTCCTCTAAAGGTTATTTTGATGCGTTAGAGGTAATGATTATGCTAAATGTACTGAAGGTCGTCGATAATCCCTATCAGGATATTCCTTTAGCCTCTGTACTCCGTGCCCCCTTTGTTGGCTTAACGGAAAATGAACTGGCGAAAATTCGGTTAGCGGATACTAAGGCTCCATTCTATGATGCATTAAGGCAATTTATTCGCAGTGAAGGGCATAGTGTACAAGCTGTCACATTTGAGAAGCTTCAACGTTTTATGCTGGCATTTGAAAACTGGCGAGATTTAGCACGCCGCGGTTCATTATCCGATCTAATTTGGAAGATTTACTTAGATACGCATTATTATGAGATGGTTGGTGCTATGCCAAATGGCAAACAGCGTCAGGCTAATCTACGAATTTTACATGATCGAGCTTTAATGTATGAGC
This genomic stretch from Lysinibacillus pakistanensis harbors:
- the addB gene encoding helicase-exonuclease AddAB subunit AddB; translated protein: MTLRIVSGRSGTGKSTFIHQEIVEQLKSEPLGHPIFVIVPDQMSYSTEYELTNKHGLQGLIRAQVMTFKRLAWLVLQETGGIARKEVNGYGYRMLIRKLLEEQKDEFSLFRQAAGKRGFTEEIETLLREFSRYSVNSSVLAEVTASLKAVDAPHTLQAKTNDLQVVLQALEARLGTTYVDSEGYYPILTEHLKDSETMKQATIYIDGFTAFTVRELELVKELLKVTKQVTVVLPFDHIDEAYDEQSLFHEAALTNKRLHDIANEEGIEVDAPLHFYYTYRFQSKDLQHVEEEFSKLVPQSIETSGDVKVLEASNRRAEIHAIAREITKLTKEDGYRYQDIVLLYRQAEVYDPLISTIFQQYEIPTFTNSKKTMLHHPLIELSRSVLEVVTSNWKYEPIFRSVKTDLFFPLHAELNVWRERADRLENYCLAQGIYGERWFEESRWFFKKYRGLEFHSKVQTDEERAMQAEIEAIRDEIRQPLKLLQDKLEVATTGRDVATALFEIIEDLKVYDKLQTLKDRELDRGDALAASEHDQSWKEWIAVLDQFVYMFGEQQMTVEEAAKILDEGFDTLEFSRIPPTLDEVMVATVDLARLSNIKVAFVLGINDGIYPTRMEYEGLLSDVEREWFNQIGYELAPTSKNRLLQENFLVYRALTTPSDKLFLSYPTADEEGKALLSSLYIKKIIGNGNTPGLLSGVAVERVVMDPIELLEDNPLPYLRHPRTALAHLMMQLRQAEHSHELAPEWLALQKFYEQDPYWALIFERVLQPITHKNEAQPLETYITQELYGQKLTSSVSRIEKYFRCPFSHFTTYGLRLEERAEYRLETFAMGDLFHEALKWITEETHRQQLSWVRLTKQQIKQLARQAVEQIVPVFSHQILLSSARYRYIQRKLIRIVERTMTALTQHANVSHFKPIAIETSFGPGQHEQLPPLEIDLAGGKKMFMRGRIDRVDSASIDDRSYLRIVDYKSSARDLDLNEVYYGLSLQVLTYLDVAMENSSYWLPGETEPAGVLYVHVHNPMLKLDKDLSDSEIEEDRLKQYKMKGLLSENAEAILSMDEQLEESSGHSKIIPVYMKKDGTPSESQSRIVPVNDMKNLQHFVRRKHQEAGNGILSGDTSISPYKLKSKTACDYCQFSAVCQFDPSDGKQSYRQLMQAKPNEIVEKIRKEMK
- the ltrA gene encoding group II intron reverse transcriptase/maturase → MTKRNAIAKRSNKVVRVLTETANKKVLKRQSLRNNEYYDMQQTLDDLYKASQMNKRFKNLYELIINRENILLAYRNIKKNKGSFTKGINESTIVTIGEKDPNALIDYIRKRLENFIPHKIRRKEIPKANGGIRPLGIPTIEDRIIQQCIKQILEPICEAKFHNHSYGFRPNRGTLHAYSRAVTLANINKLHYVVDIDIKGFFDNVNHGKLLKQMWSMGIQDKKVLSIISKLLKAEIAGVGTPNKGTPQGGILSPLLSNIVLNELDWWISNQWETFETQKNYERKRIIGGKVRLDRSVKYSTLKRATSLKEMFIVRYADDFKIFCRDHKSAFKIFEGVKKWLKERLHLDISKEKSKVINLRKNFSEFLGFKMKVARNKKKHTVKSFMTNKAKKNAISKIKENIKRIKKKSNASEVSKLNATILGLHNFYQQATMVTKDFSEIAFSVKRTLYNSLKKVSSDKGEPSTYYKKHFKDYLGKKKIFVAKVAIFPIDGIKHKSPTNFTQEINNYTVEGRSLIHKKQKSVSEEVVKYLMKNPVINRSIEYNDNRISKYIAQKGVCFITGEALILKNMELHHIVPKAKGGNDKYDNLVFITKEAHKLIHATTEDIINKYLQMLELTKPSLDKVNKLRVKAGNKVLV